Sequence from the Chanodichthys erythropterus isolate Z2021 chromosome 12, ASM2448905v1, whole genome shotgun sequence genome:
TTTAATTTCTACTATTATTTTAGAATGACATGCTGTCTCTTGAGATGTGCATAATTTATTGCAGCTTATGATTCAGCTCAGTTTGGTCaaagaaaataacattttcccAATACTTTGAGCTGCATTCCTGGTTAAAGCAAATATATActagttttcaaaagtttggggttggtaggatttttttatgtttttgaaataagtttcttatgctcacccaGACTGCATTTATTggtttaaaatacagtaaaaaaaataaataaaaataaaatgcttaaactgaaaataaatattaaaaaaaaaacattaaaatataatttattgctacatcaaagcattttttttttcaggatgattaatattaatgtttaaaagaGCACCTTATACCCTAAACCACTGTATCATGTTAATCATGCAGAAGAATGGTGGAAGCCATGGGATGAACAGACgtttcaaaatatctcacaGTTGTGACGATGAAAGATGAGTGTTTCATGGAGACTTGTGCATAATTTCACACAGATCAGTAGAAAATTTAAACAATGTACTTTAAGTGATAAATTATCTGATATAATATCTACACCTGTCCAAGTGATTCATTTACATTTGCTGACCAATTTGACACTGGTCCTGGACATTGCGCTGATGCCCATCTACATGAATCATCCAATAGGAAAATAATTTACTGATGTCATTGTAGAAACTCCACATTAATTTAAAGAGAGCACCAGactttcaaatttcaataaagtgtacatttcaatttcaaatacaCTCAATTTCAGATTAGCAATAAAAgtcacattttaactctgtGATGTAAAAATCCTGaattttctttcttcatttgtATTCTGTGGATAAATCACCAAATGGGTGCTCAAAGAGATTTGTGTGGAtggtttttttgtgtgtgagggTGTTTGTGTGCAGATGTACTCACGGATGGTCAACAGGCCAGAAGTTGATCAGTGTAACAGGACTGCAAGACAAAAAAGATGAGATGATGGACAGGACAAGTAGATGCACTGAAAGCATGATGGTGACATGGTTAAGAAGCACCAAACACACAAACCCACTGATATGACAACAGTTAAATCCTAAAAGCATTTTCAGTGGCCAATAACATACACATCACAATCAATGGTCTTCCAAAAATGTGTTTGAGAAATAGTTTGGTTCAATGTTGGTTGTGTGTTGGGGTTGAAAtgaaaaaggaaataaaaaagGGTTAATGTTGTAAGAATAATGTGTGTATGCATTTAGCAATGCTTTACAATTAGCCTGACAGACTGCACACATTTTCAGCTGCTCCTCTACAGGGGGAAAATAACTCCACAGCATAAACAGTCCTACTGTGAACAGGAGTAATGATCAATCACATGGTAAAGCAGAAAAAAATCCAAGCAAAACTCTTGCAGCTGCAATTTAAGGTTACCAAGAGTTCAGAGTCAGCTTTATTTGTCTTGTTTAGTGGCATGCCAGTATTATACTGTTTGACCATTTAGtaccatttatatatatatatatatatatatatatatatatatatatatatatatatatatatatatatatatttatttatttatttacatatgcatatatatatatatgcaatatgcCAACAAATAAGAGAAGGTAGTAGGTAGGCTTTGAGAAagtgaaaatgttttatttaggaGTCAGTCAGGAATTCACCCCCTTCAACAAAAAATTGTCTGTCTATTACTAGGCGTAATCCATAGGTCATGGTTTCCAGGACTAGgtttgtttaaaactattaaaaaaactacttaaatgaaattaaagctgaaacaaatatataaattatagaagaaaaaaattgtgaataaacaaataaaataagctgaaatactaaaatgactaaaatagctatacttacatttttatatatataaattgaatAAACTCTAttataataatagtatatatatatatatatatatataaaaaatactaaaataacattgatcAGTGTGTGGCAAACGTGACCCTAAACCAGTCTAAATATTCAAGATTGACTATCCAATTAGTCTTCTATTTTCAAAATATGGCTGACACTACATTATCGCATCTACACacattaaagtgcccctattatgctttttcgaatatttcctttcatgcagtgtaatacagctgtttgtgaatgtaaaaggtcttcAGAGTTTTAATGATCAAAGCACACaccaaataaagttattgtctcctaaaagaaagaatagATTCCGAACTGCTGAAACGAGTCGtcagcaattccagtctcacttcctgttacatacctacataacaatgtaacaaatttgcataatgccagcctatggtctttATTGGCTGCCAGCAAACAATGTCTGCTTTGACCCTCAAACAATGTAGTTGTAtctgaggcctggaagagtttgttTCATGTTGTCGAAATGTCAAGAAGACGCCGTTTTCAGCGCTAAgaatccactttgcatgcatTTCAAAAGGATAAGGACTTGTGCTGGAAttgatacaaaaaaaacaatacaactgttcaagtgctgaggaagcatccagagctgaaattcagatatggtaatgagTGTTTCGTTTGCCACGTGCTGTAAGCactagaccaatcacaacagactaggccatctgaccaattaGAGCAGAGAaggctctcagaaaggaggggtttagagagactggtTTCTTGATCAAACGGTTTCAGACACGGGgagaaaagaggtgatgctgcaatgtatattatgagaaagttAGTATTTGTTGACCTTTGATGTATGTAAATCTATTGCAGGAGACctgcaaaacaaaattaggaatctttaaaatagcataataggggtaCTTTAATTTTGCTTTCTTGATAGTATCTAGAGTCAGTGTGATTCACACAATGCTTTTTATAATAATGTCCCTACCAGCTGACAATTCATCTACTTAATCAGTAGCTGATGGTAATACACACAATGaagtgaacacaaaaaaaaaatcatggttcTCACGTCTCCATGTTGTCTCCTTCAAGGATGGTTTGGACAGGAAGGTAACCCATGCGAGGATGCTTGGCAAAATAGCGCTTTGTCCTAAACTTGTTTTTCAACACCTTGGCAAAGTCTCTCACGTCCTCTCCTGACGTCGTCTGAAGTAAAAGGACACAGAGACACAAAAAGTCATAACCTCCACTTTAATCTTGAAATGTGTTGTCTCTGCTAGCTATTAACAACCGAAAACTAAATTCTAAACGCAATGCAATTCATGTTGTAATCTACGATGTATATGCCAAGCACACAGTGATGCAAAAAAACCTACCGGTGTGCAATATTCAACCATAGGGTACTGCATCTTGTGACCTTTGGCCACTCTGCCAGAAAAGAAGCAGCTTTGGCAGATATCATAGTTAAAGTGCTTTAAGCTTCGGTATCTGTTGAGATCAGACACAAACAATAAGATCACTGTTAACGTCATTGGAAAAACATTCAAATCATCATGGATCTGTAGAGACATGCATGCAAGATCATTTCCAAGAAAGGTGTAGTTGCATCTTGATCCTCCAGGTGGAGATGTTCCCTCTTCTCACCTACTCTTAATAGTTAGAATATTACAGTCTGATTTTATACATACTACCTGAAGGGAAGGTTCAACCAAAAGAACATTCTGTCAGCATTTACTCACCTAGTACATACATTACAACCGTTTTCCACTGTGATATTAATACGAAACGTATTAtaattcttgagcagcaaatcagcatattggaatgttttctgaaggatcatgtgacactgaagactggagtaatgatgctgaaaatccagctttgccatcacaggaataagtacattttaaaatatattcaaatataacacagtaattttaaattgtaataatgttttacaatattatcgtttttactgtaatttagttTTTACTGAACACAAATTAGATGTGTtacataaatgtacatataactTAACAAGATTCACTTGTTTAAAACACTAATTATAATTCGCTAATAAACATCCAAGTAAACAACTTTgtggaaattatttatttattatctccGCGAGCGATCGCAGTTTGAGTATAgttctgtgtaaatgcatagataaacaGCGCTTTGTCAGCAGATATTCATCTAGAATGacataaacattattaataataattctgATATAACATACCAGttgagaaatgcaataaaaaggatgttttgtttgttatattccAATATTCCAGAGAATATTATTCAGTTATTTAACATTATCCAGCGAATTATTCTTCACTCTTTAGCCAATTAAACAGCTTAtatgcacttttttttattttttgcactttCAGACCCCActatttatttgtgtataaatAAGATTTGTTTTGATTTCTAAGCAAGGAGGGAttgattgttataaataaaatggtttgttcaggTGTTGTAATCGTGTcaaaaacagtaaataaatatcgggcacataaacacacaaattaTTGTTATcggttctaaaaaaaaaatctatattggTTGATCACTAATAAGTATAAGACAACTTATCAAGCAACAGACTATAAAAGAAGACAGAGCCAGACCCTAAGCCAAAAATCTCTTTTGAAAGATATACACCAACAAATAAGAGCAGGAAGAAAGCAAATAGGGTCACTTTGATATCAAGTTGACTTTAAagtcaaatatataaaaaataattaaagtaAGACTGTGTTCTCCCACCAATAAAACCTCTAATAGAAGAGAATGAACACTGCAGCTTTTTGAGCCTAAAAACACAGACAAAGATCTTCTTTTTCAACATCTGCCTTGAAGTTTGGTGCAATGCTTAATAATGCACAAAAAGTGCTGAGACTTTTAAAGCACCTGAGGCAAAATCAGTCATTCTGAATAATAGCACTAAAGAAAAAGGTCCATACCTGAAGCCAATAATAGGACATTCTTTACAAATGTTGCATTTAGCCTGATGCTTTGCTGTCTCAGCGGCCGCCACACGGTGAAGGACGGGAAGCCAAACCATCGACTGAGGTTCTAAACGCATCCAGTCCAGGAAGACGGAAGCTTCTAGCTCTGGTTTGTTATTGGCCTTCATATCAgagcaaaagaaaataaaactgatGAAAACACTGAATAGACTGAGGGAATGTACACAAATGTACAGGCTTTGGAATGAATTTACAGACCATTTGAATGTTTAAAGACCATATGAAATTAAGGGAGTTTCTTATTGAATGAGACAAAAATAGTGTGGCATGTaccactgttttgaaaagaaaaaaaaatgctacaaAAGTGCATATTCTACATGGCTGCTTTAACGTTATCAGTTCATGAATGTAGACCTTGTTTACTTACAAACTGAAAGCAGCTGCGCACACTGGGCTCGATATTGCTCCCTCCAAAAGACGCCACCTCACCCAGCTGCCTGGGGATCTGAATGGCATCGTGCAGAAGGAGGCCGAGACGCCGCTGGTCACAGAAGCCTGTGGCACTGGCCACCTCTCTGAATAAAACTAGAGTATAAGAGGAAATTATGAGCGAAACAGGTAACAGAGACAGAGTCAAAaccattatgcattaatatataaataaaaataccctTAGATCCacactgaatgaatgaaacACCCAATTTTTCGATGTTCAGTGGCATGTATCAATTAAACTTGTCTGCAAAGACAGTTTTCATAATATACCTAGTATGGtaattatgttattattatgtCATACATAGTTATGTTTCtgttcattaaagaatcctacTCTCTGAATCCATCAAAGAtcaatggctgctgaaaattctgctttgccatcacagaaataaattaaaattaatatttaaaatatattaaaatagaaaatgttattttaaattgttatatttaacaatattaccttttttactcaaataaatgaaccttggtgagcattatatatatatatatatatatatatatatatatatatatatatatatatatatatattttttttttttttttaatgtcgcACCAACCACTAACTTaagaatggtagtgtatatctTGTGAAAATATGCTCTTCAGTTTTCACCATTGGGAACAGTTCTGTTTATATCATCACTGTGTACTGTATTAACACACTTGTTATTAATGTAAATGCCGCTCTGCGGTGCCACATGAGTAAATATACATTTCTGAGCAggggggtattccagaaagcaggttatgCGACATACAGATTACCTAAACTCAGAGGTAAAAATGGAGGTAACTTTCAGGATAAGTAAGTAACCATAGTAACTTTTTGAACAGAACCTCCTTTGAAGATGAGATTATAAAAATGACTGCACGGCTTCCAAGTAGGTGGCGATATACAATGTAAATCAccattaaacaaaagaaaaagaaagatgaaGTACGGCACACTTTTTTGCatctgtttccatggtgacttGGCAAAATGTCTCTGTGTTTTCAATGTAAAAATACTCTGGATATGCCGGTTTCAAAAACCCGGTCTGGAGCAAGTTCAGTCAACCCAGAGGAAGCAAGGTTTGGGTTATAGGCTTTATGCAGAACATCAAATTAACAAACCGGAAAACAGGTCTCATTGCATTCACGTAAGCGGTAGTTCGAACTGACGACTATAGTTATGGACTTCAGCCAGGTATTCAGCCAACCTAGCTAGCTCTTTTTATGGTAggcattttatttgatttaaatatctaaattttaataataagaaaaataaaaaacctttAGATATCTATCTGCATATATGCGATGAACAATGGTCATGATCGCTCCTTTGAAGGTATCTTTAGTAAAATGGCTCTATATTTAACAAAGCACATACAAAAGacctggggtctcatttataaaactatgcgtaggatccctactaaaagtgtacgtacgcgcaaaagctagattctgcgtacgcacaaaaaaaatcagatttataaaaccatgcgtatGCCAGAACCGGCgtacaaatccctttataaatcccagtcagcggaagattgtgcgtacgtgcatctccaccctgtctcctccccaaaataaccatatatggagcttacgacgcctagttttactatgcataacctcatctgcatatcatttccatacacgttcccaaccacgtgacaccatggttaacaccatcaaaggtacaagacattggaaaatattagatatggactataaatgccatttgtgccacacattatactgataaagatcatccaatatcctctttatgttttagaataaatatatcaaaatatccataaaaacaaaattgtataaaatacttcagataaaggttttaggatagagttgattcattcatttcctggccagatagtattttaatagttttaaacaattcaaataaaatttatgcagttttgctgatgaggtgaacatatcttttaggaagtttataggctatttttagtggaaacagattggactacttatttattgcagtgtaaatacaattgtctgatGGTAAAAAAGCTGAAAtggtaattgtttgaagatcATTAACACGACATCAATACCTCCTGCAGCTGTGGctgtacagtaagatattatcattggacctattcaaactggacaacggaccgttcgaccaccgaatccagcagtgtcttccataatatctaagttaagtgtgcatcactgatagtcattctcgaaaaaatattttgtcataacatctgcagtttagtttaaagaggaattattgtgctcccagcgctcctcgctgtcattaaaatagcgtgtcactggaaaagtgatcgaaaatagcacatctactatgtcaattcatatcactttgtctccagaatgtgcatacgcacggctcaaagtttgctcaaagtttgctcccgtcaagtttgtttttatagatcacaacctttgcgcGGGAACTGGCGTACGCATGCTTCCAGCCCCGCtttgtgcgtacgcacgctttataaatgagatcCCTGAACCGGAAGCGATTAAACCTGTTTTTCAGATCGCGTTGTTTTGTTGCCCCCACTAATGGGGTTGTTGTAAACCCCATGAACCAAGAGTTCAGGATATATGCAACAGTAAGTTAACCTTAATTTCTGGAATACCTCCAGCTGTTGCACTATACTATGTGCTATATAGTCCAAAAGAGCAAACTCCAAAGCTTTGCAACAGCATTTACAGCAGTGCTATTAACCAGTAAACAATGACAACACACTACAAGACACTGCAAACACCTGAGAGAGATGTAAACAACTAGTACACTTCTGTAAATTGAACAAATATCTTGGTTCTAATTATGACTTAGAGACAAAATAGAAAGAAGGAAGCACATAAGATAAGCAGAGAAACTTACATCTGTACTTATCTTCAAGGTGAGCTTTGCACAAACAGATTATTCCTGTTTTGAAGGATAGGGTACGAATCTTGCCAGCTCGTCCTCtgcagggaaaaaaataaaataacaaggttaaaaatgactaaagcaAGACCGACAATTGctcttttttaatcttttttcgCAGATAAAAGAGTCAAGATTAGGAACAAAAAATGTGTTTCTATACCATACACACTgggaaaaatatattgtttttgctttaaaaaaaaaaaaaaaaaaaaaaaaaaaaaaaattatatatatatatatatatatatatatatatatatatatatatatatatatatatatatatatatatatatatatatagaatgcAATAATGTTCTTAGTTTTTCCTTCATGTTATTGGTCAGGGCAGCCCAGAAAATAAACTACAAGAGCTCATGTTGAATTAAATGCTAGatacattttattatgtaaataaaaaacCAATAATATCCAACTCCCCATGATGCATAATGTTTGACTTTTAATTACCAAGCAGTTAACAATGGAAAAAGCCAATAGCTCTGTGTTTTTATCCTTGacagttttttaaattgtatggaatatttgtttatttcttgtACAGTTTTGTaaacttgtcaaataaatttaaatcaaaattaaagcCCGAAATATACtgagactcttattttgaaatgtctatgCTTTACTACTTCCAGTTGCTCATTCAAAAAGATTAGGGAGATAAAACATGCATGCCTACGACCATCTAAAacatattacaatttaaacacaaagtaaatattaggggtgtaataaaatatattgtgtcACAATACAAAATAGCGACAATATCTTTTGTgtatagttcatccaaaatgaAAGTTTTAATTCAGCAACAATTATGGTAATGGTgcatcaaatatggtaaaccCAGAAGGTCATACATTTATGCCtccatttaatcaaaataaaaatacattattcagtaaaatacaatgtttaaaatgttttaaatatatgtagTCAGAGACAGTGCAAGCATATGTGTCTAACataatactgtatttttattagtgCTTATGTGTATCTAATTAAATCATGGTCTTTTgaagtttaatatttatattaggCTTTAAAGCAATTCCTGTTTTTCATCCTCgcatttaaaaatgacaatttaaGACTTAAGGACCCAAGGGAGCCTTTACGACTGCATTTCTTCAGCCCATCTTCTGAGAAAAACACTGCTTTGCAAGACAATCTAGGTAAAAAGCAGGCGTAGAATGAAATGACCTCTAACGTTTTTCTCTCAGTTTACTTTGGGGGAAAGACAAGGGGTCTTCTGTGGAATCTACCACCTCCATGCACAAACACTGCATGATTTATGGCTCAGTGTGATCCTACTGAGAAACATGCTGAGTACCAATTGAGTCCAACTCCTTGATTCTCTCTGACTCATATGTTCtaatatttaaaggattagttcaccctgAATTTAAAactctttcatcatttactcaccctcatgttattccaacCCCATATGACCTTCTTTCGAACATGGAACTATCCCACAACATCTCAAAAACGCAaaggaacaacaacaacaaaaaaaaagttaaacgtACGTATCATAAACGTTGAGCAGCCAGTTGAGACACATGTCCACGCACAGAGGCACGTTGACCAGGCTGCTGTGCTGCTGCTCCAGACGGTCGTAGATGCTGGTCAGACAGTTGATCACTTGCATGATGTCCATGAATTGCTCATTCTGTTTCAGATTGTGCTGCTCAAAGGCCTCACAGGCTGCAGACATGCCCAGAAGATCCACTGTGCACAAAAAAGCAACTTGATAATGTGTTCTGAGTGGCTagagtgttgctatgctgtttcTAGGGTTATCCCAGGTCATCGCTAAAGggttgctaagatgttctgaGTGGTCAGTAGTTATAAGgcagtttttataataataatgttctttttttgaaatatataaacatttaaatggtggctgtcaaaaaaaaacttgttttaatTATGGACTTATTCAAACATATCTTAAATATAGAAGAGCGGGTtaagtataaaaatataatgaatatgtaatatagTTGATATATTTCTCAAAAAGCTCCTCTCTATAATTCATTTTTCTAGCTAACTAACAAGTTTATGGACATTGACTGGTTTTCCTGACATCGTTTACAATCTGTtttactgatgtctttccaTACTTGAATATATGAATACTGATCGAGTGATACATGAgacataatacattttaataagtcATACtttatcttttaacataccttccgATGTTCATTCATGCTTATTTCGTGCTATAACTAGTGGTAAAGATGATTGTTTCACATGCCGCTTGGAacgaggcgctacagcgatccaTCATGTCACATTTAGTGAAGTTTTGTTCACGCATCGATTGAAAACAGCATAGACTAAAGGATCCATTCTagggatttaagaatcaatatcaTCAAAATGAGAATTGAGTAAAACCACGAAAAAGCACTATTTTATAGCGCATCTCTCCTCAAAACGCAAACTGGAGTTTCATTCATCTCAGCAGGTTCATGGTTTGGTAGTAGTAATAAACACTACTGTTTGCTTTAGAAAACCCGGTTGTGTAATAAAATTTGTGGGAAACTAGtaatctttattattttttaaaattttctttattatttacatCTTACTATGAAATCTGACAGATAAAGAAAATCTCTTTCCTCTTCACAAAATTTTCTCTGAGACTTGGTTTGAGACTCAATAAAGACTATTTTAGCTTATTGTCATGAGTAGAATGAATAGCTGAAAAAGTGCTGTGTGATTGCAAAGAGTAAATTGTGTGGACTCACAGCAGAGAGCTTTCTGCATTCGTCTGAGCTTCATTGCTGTCCTGTATGCAGAGAACCGTACGTTGTTGAGATCCGCTGTTTAGCAAGAGAAAATGTGACATTCATTTTAGCAAACTGTTCATGTAACATTTCATTACTGTCACAGTAAAACCTCTCATCTCTGCCTCTGACAATTTCTAATTTTGATCTTATTTGTTGGGATCTGAAAAATAGGCAGCAGAAACATCAAGCTAGTATCATCCAATTAGTTTCTCTATTTTTAATCCATTGATCAAAAATGTTTCATCTAACAATCTGACATTTTACTTAAGGGCAACTACACTACAACACTGATTACCGCAAATGTGAGAGATGTAACTACTCCATAGCAGGGTTGGGCTATATGGCTAAAAAAAGGTTTCAGCTTTTCAACAATTTatctatgtatatttatataacaatatatttttgtataaaagtggatcaaaaaaaaaaaaaaaaaaaaaatgttttacatttttttttttttacatattttaaaatgtaatttattccattcCGATTATTatgatggaaaagctgaattttcagcatcattactccagtcctctgtatatatgaagagtttggttccaaaatgtgataaacaccattttcaaaaaaattgagtttgtGCCAAAATCATTATTGTATCTGGTcagtattgaaaagtcatttattaattttacgcaaaatgtgatgttttatccctttctttccaaaatgcAACAAACGCCAGtctttttctgcagaacacgATATATccactcaaccaatcacagcgcaccattccacacACTGTAAACactgaaggcttttttaaaaagccgtttttaataccaatgtactcggcaaatgtgtttatttaactgtgcggtggcgccagatactctttaatcagtattgacaaataatttataacattaacaagatgacgcgttgaattcattttggtaacgacggctgaatgtatttttagtaaaaatgCGTGTATATAAGATAAttattggcaaagtttagactgtcatatatgtgaatcaacttattttgttgtgtattttcaaattgaaaaataacttttatattgatggattaattgcataaaaaaaaaaaaaaaagtgtcatggattcattgcattttgggaaaaaaaataatacgttttaataataaaccttttaaaatcaaaatgcagatcttaatttttaatgtttttataaccaaaagatgttATGTGAaaattttaaacagaaaatagtggttttcatcttgccactttcttggtaaagaaaacacctttttactcaaattaatcaaaatggagttattgcgttttggaaccaaactcttcatctatacacacacacacacacattttttcacTAAAATTAATATACAGTAAATGCCATATTAAAGACCTccatttacatttttagcacCATCTTTGGTAAGTCACCAGTAAGATGATCATGAGCATGCTATTAATATTCAATACATCATCCAGCTCTACTCTACTCATGCACATCTGATCTGAATCAGGCCTACCTAATGACTGGTACAGTTCTGCCATCTTTGGGTGGTCCCAACATGTTGTTTGGGTCTGGTGACTGAAAGAAAAGACTAAATTAATTACAATAAACAGTACCTCTCTCTGAAAAACatgctttataataaatacCAAAAGCCAACAAAAGTCTCTAAAGGCTATACAACATTCATAAATGTGTTTATGACTCATATTTAGTGCTCGAGACAGTGTAATCCTTCATCTAAAGTAATATAGATTATCACAATGATAAAGTGTGGTTGACAGGCCTTGAGTCTTTTTACATTCAACAATAAATCTTTTTAGTCCTCAAACTCAAGAATAGCTAAATTATGTTCTTCAAATAAAGGCCTTTTTCAAAAGATACCCCGCACATTTAACACATCCATTAAATCAGAACTACCACACCAATAACATACTACAGTAACTATTTGTTAGACGTGCCGTTTATGATATACTTATATTgtttccaaacctgtgtgactaTTTTTTGGAAGAAAGAATGTACATTTTACAAGGATGTCCAGGCCTGGCCATTATTTTGAGtataaca
This genomic interval carries:
- the dmd gene encoding dystrophin isoform X12 → MRENLRNHQTQTTCWDHPKMAELYQSLADLNNVRFSAYRTAMKLRRMQKALCLDLLGMSAACEAFEQHNLKQNEQFMDIMQVINCLTSIYDRLEQQHSSLVNVPLCVDMCLNWLLNVYDTGRAGKIRTLSFKTGIICLCKAHLEDKYRFLFREVASATGFCDQRRLGLLLHDAIQIPRQLGEVASFGGSNIEPSVRSCFQFANNKPELEASVFLDWMRLEPQSMVWLPVLHRVAAAETAKHQAKCNICKECPIIGFRYRSLKHFNYDICQSCFFSGRVAKGHKMQYPMVEYCTPTTSGEDVRDFAKVLKNKFRTKRYFAKHPRMGYLPVQTILEGDNMETPVTLINFWPVDHPPSSSPQLSHDDTHSRIEHYASRLAEMENRNGSYMNDNVSPNESMDDEHLLIQHYCQSLNQGSPLSQPQSPAQILISMETEEKGELERVLNDLEQENRKLQAEYDRLKKAHDHKGLSPLPSPPQMLPVSPQSPRDAELIAEAKLLRQHKGRLEARMQILEDHNKQLESQLKRLRQLLEQPQTESKVNGTALSSPSTASPRSDTSLASLRVAASQTTETMGDDELSSPSQDASTGLEDVIEQLNNSFPHSQGPNVGSLFHMVDNIGHAMESLVNRKQLSHNAPSSSQAHDK
- the dmd gene encoding dystrophin isoform X13 — protein: MRENLRNHQTQTTCWDHPKMAELYQSLADLNNVRFSAYRTAMKLRRMQKALCLDLLGMSAACEAFEQHNLKQNEQFMDIMQVINCLTSIYDRLEQQHSSLVNVPLCVDMCLNWLLNVYDTGRAGKIRTLSFKTGIICLCKAHLEDKYRFLFREVASATGFCDQRRLGLLLHDAIQIPRQLGEVASFGGSNIEPSVRSCFQFANNKPELEASVFLDWMRLEPQSMVWLPVLHRVAAAETAKHQAKCNICKECPIIGFRYRSLKHFNYDICQSCFFSGRVAKGHKMQYPMVEYCTPTTSGEDVRDFAKVLKNKFRTKRYFAKHPRMGYLPVQTILEGDNMET